A genome region from Dolichospermum compactum NIES-806 includes the following:
- a CDS encoding DUF4079 domain-containing protein, translating into MAFELTPTIRFWLNFAHPVTMWVLLALSLYAAYLGLQVQRTRNAQGEEKKELIKGRYTIKHHQIGSIMLALMVAGSIGGMAVTYINNGKLFVGPHLLAGLGMTGLIAFSASLSPFMQKGANWARITHILLNFAILGLFIWQALSGVQIIQRILTKA; encoded by the coding sequence ATGGCTTTTGAACTAACTCCAACAATCAGATTCTGGTTGAACTTCGCTCACCCAGTTACTATGTGGGTACTATTAGCACTTTCCTTGTATGCTGCATATTTAGGATTACAAGTACAGCGTACCAGAAATGCTCAGGGAGAAGAAAAGAAAGAACTAATTAAAGGGCGTTATACCATTAAACATCACCAAATTGGTTCTATTATGTTAGCTTTAATGGTAGCAGGTTCAATCGGTGGTATGGCTGTTACCTACATTAATAATGGTAAGTTGTTTGTCGGACCTCATCTATTAGCCGGATTAGGGATGACAGGTTTAATAGCTTTTTCCGCATCTCTATCTCCTTTCATGCAAAAAGGCGCAAATTGGGCGCGAATAACTCATATATTGTTAAATTTTGCTATTTTAGGGCTTTTTATCTGGCAAGCACTCTCTGGTGTCCAAATCATCCAAAGAATCCTCACTAAAGCATAG
- a CDS encoding Uma2 family endonuclease — protein MVLTKPIIAPPTTSEDDQITLPDHTQLPDSDGTFVKNFQELPQSIILTTSIEPILQKLHPDGRYCIGQDSGIYWRITEPPVRGAEAPDWFYVPHVAPLLAGVYRRSYVMWKEIVAPLIAIEFVSGDGSEERDRTSLYDIDEQTGEPKKAGKFWVYEQAIRIPFYAIYEVEKSSVEVYHLVDGKYEKMPANERGHYPIPPMGVELGIQQDTEIPWLRWWTEDGEMLLTGNERADQQQRRADEQQQRADEEQRRADEEQRRADEERQQKEKLEAYLKSIGVNPDEIP, from the coding sequence ATGGTATTAACAAAACCAATCATTGCACCACCAACTACATCTGAAGACGATCAAATCACACTCCCCGACCATACACAATTGCCAGATTCAGATGGAACTTTTGTGAAAAACTTTCAAGAACTACCACAAAGTATAATTCTCACAACTTCTATAGAACCAATTTTACAAAAACTACACCCTGACGGACGATATTGTATTGGACAGGATAGCGGTATTTATTGGCGAATTACAGAACCACCAGTCAGAGGAGCAGAAGCGCCAGATTGGTTTTATGTTCCCCATGTTGCTCCTTTATTAGCAGGAGTATATCGCCGTTCTTATGTAATGTGGAAGGAAATTGTTGCTCCATTAATTGCTATTGAATTTGTCTCTGGTGATGGTTCAGAAGAAAGAGATAGGACATCATTGTATGATATTGATGAACAAACTGGAGAACCAAAGAAAGCTGGTAAATTTTGGGTATATGAACAAGCAATTCGCATTCCTTTTTATGCTATTTATGAGGTAGAAAAATCATCGGTTGAAGTCTATCATCTTGTAGATGGCAAGTATGAGAAAATGCCAGCTAATGAACGAGGGCATTATCCGATTCCACCCATGGGAGTGGAGTTGGGGATTCAACAAGATACGGAAATACCTTGGTTACGTTGGTGGACTGAAGATGGTGAGATGTTGTTGACTGGCAATGAACGAGCAGATCAACAACAGCGAAGGGCAGATGAGCAACAACAAAGAGCAGATGAGGAACAACGAAGAGCAGATGAGGAACAACGAAGGGCAGATGAGGAGCGCCAACAAAAAGAAAAATTAGAGGCTTATTTGAAATCTATCGGTGTTAATCCTGATGAAATTCCGTAG
- a CDS encoding DUF1997 domain-containing protein, whose translation MVTNNSKYQSWEVVDETVLQEAHLSATKFYGNYQDAMEMYAPVEQVEKYFSTHSSWFGRCAEPMKVSRIGENSYALAVGKFGAFGYDVEPKIGLELLKPEDNEFQIRTIPVPDYQSPGYEVDYKSSTRLIGDLDGVTRVEWELDLVVELQFPRFIQRLPYSLIQSTGDRILNQIVRQVSHRLTHKVQKDFHQSLNIPFPQKKQKKQKK comes from the coding sequence ATGGTTACAAACAATAGTAAATATCAATCATGGGAAGTAGTAGATGAGACTGTATTACAGGAGGCTCATCTAAGCGCAACTAAATTTTATGGTAATTATCAAGATGCTATGGAAATGTATGCTCCTGTGGAGCAGGTAGAGAAGTATTTTAGTACTCACTCTTCCTGGTTTGGTCGTTGTGCAGAACCGATGAAGGTAAGCCGGATAGGTGAAAATAGTTATGCTTTGGCGGTAGGTAAATTTGGTGCTTTTGGTTACGATGTAGAACCGAAGATTGGCTTGGAGTTGTTAAAACCTGAAGATAATGAATTCCAAATCCGAACTATTCCTGTACCTGATTATCAGTCACCTGGTTATGAGGTAGATTATAAATCATCAACACGATTGATAGGTGATTTAGATGGGGTTACGCGGGTGGAGTGGGAGTTGGATTTGGTTGTTGAGTTGCAGTTTCCCAGATTTATTCAGCGATTACCCTATTCGTTAATTCAGTCTACTGGCGATCGCATCCTGAATCAAATTGTCCGTCAAGTTTCCCATCGTCTCACACACAAGGTACAAAAAGATTTTCATCAATCTCTGAATATTCCTTTTCCGCAAAAGAAACAGAAGAAACAGAAGAAATAG
- a CDS encoding glycoside hydrolase family 24 protein has protein sequence MKNFELKGVEKLIAPIASLLGFVYLFQWYILGDIQLSPEPIFTRKQPPLVMKGGDPYIRALMRTISASEASGNRPYSLLYGGEQVHDLTHHPQKCVTIITGPNTGNCSTAAGRYQIINTTWDQIATRYHPKPTKMMFWTNYSFEAEYQDVVVYRWLNDAKVWGVDIPKLLQQQKLNDVLRKLSPTWTSLGYGIENNSVSSSLPKIYQQVLKEELKQNNQTKNTK, from the coding sequence CTGAAAAACTTTGAACTGAAAGGTGTAGAAAAACTCATCGCTCCCATAGCCTCACTTTTGGGCTTTGTTTACCTGTTTCAGTGGTATATTCTTGGGGATATACAATTATCCCCCGAACCTATATTTACCAGAAAACAGCCTCCCCTAGTCATGAAAGGTGGAGATCCTTATATTCGGGCATTAATGAGAACTATATCCGCCAGCGAAGCCAGTGGTAATCGTCCCTACTCTCTCTTGTATGGTGGTGAACAAGTTCACGATCTCACTCATCATCCTCAAAAATGTGTCACTATCATCACAGGACCGAATACAGGTAATTGTTCCACAGCCGCAGGTAGATATCAAATTATTAATACTACGTGGGATCAAATTGCCACCCGCTATCATCCAAAACCTACAAAAATGATGTTTTGGACTAATTATAGCTTTGAAGCAGAGTATCAAGATGTAGTAGTTTACCGTTGGTTAAATGATGCAAAAGTTTGGGGTGTAGATATCCCTAAACTATTGCAGCAACAAAAATTAAATGACGTTCTCCGAAAACTCTCCCCTACATGGACAAGTTTAGGGTACGGGATAGAAAATAATTCTGTTAGTAGTTCCTTACCCAAGATTTACCAGCAAGTCCTCAAAGAAGAATTAAAGCAAAATAACCAAACTAAAAATACAAAATAG
- a CDS encoding armadillo-type fold-containing protein: protein MAQASSSWRQLINQVSEIQIKIPKHQVFKHLSEPGVLLGLLTIIVAMLLWSWQLLLALVVGIGMMVFTYSVQKWNWQLRWLEIRKLMSSTNSRLAYAIASGGIATVITYMASAIWVDAPSHWLAAGAIVQGMGTLLTLILLVWQIFSVQGNREEDYLDQLLNNLTEKDSLKRLLSIRQLNKLITRQRVDTSIQQDIGECLQLLLSQEQEVMIREAALDCLQNLTGLQVLKPIQTKVFIPVSAKLKSKVIVD from the coding sequence GTGGCACAGGCTTCGTCTTCTTGGCGACAATTGATTAATCAAGTTTCAGAAATTCAGATCAAGATTCCCAAACATCAAGTGTTTAAACATCTCTCTGAACCTGGTGTTTTGCTGGGATTACTGACAATTATTGTGGCTATGCTGCTTTGGAGTTGGCAATTGCTGTTAGCTCTAGTTGTGGGTATTGGGATGATGGTATTTACTTACTCAGTGCAAAAATGGAATTGGCAATTGCGCTGGTTAGAAATACGTAAGTTGATGAGTAGCACTAATAGTAGGTTAGCTTATGCGATCGCTAGTGGTGGTATTGCGACTGTGATAACTTACATGGCTTCGGCAATTTGGGTTGATGCTCCTAGTCATTGGTTGGCTGCTGGTGCTATTGTTCAAGGCATGGGAACGCTATTAACTTTAATTTTGCTGGTGTGGCAAATATTCAGTGTTCAAGGAAATCGAGAGGAAGATTATCTTGATCAATTGTTAAACAATTTAACGGAAAAGGATTCTTTAAAACGGTTACTTTCCATCCGTCAACTCAATAAACTGATTACCCGTCAGCGAGTTGATACGTCAATACAACAAGATATCGGGGAATGTTTACAACTATTACTGAGTCAGGAACAAGAAGTCATGATTCGGGAAGCTGCCTTGGATTGTTTGCAAAATTTAACTGGGTTGCAAGTGCTAAAGCCTATTCAAACAAAGGTATTTATACCTGTATCAGCCAAATTGAAGAGCAAAGTTATTGTAGATTGA
- a CDS encoding DUF4330 domain-containing protein yields the protein MAILDSKGRLFGKINLLDLGAALVILLVIVGIFIFPGTSGSVAQVGAKTVPIEVDLLVRGLNVRNPQQLMKEGFTKGGKTNVIIRNQPYGQIGIKSVEQLERTLTIGQPDGSVKELPDPRKINFSTDFLLTLEGQARVTKDGPVLGNNKVKIGMPFELEGFNYNFNASVVDIRLQNK from the coding sequence ATGGCTATTTTAGATTCTAAAGGTCGCTTGTTCGGTAAAATCAACCTATTAGATTTAGGGGCTGCATTAGTAATTTTGCTAGTGATAGTCGGTATCTTTATTTTCCCTGGTACTTCTGGTTCTGTGGCTCAAGTGGGTGCGAAAACAGTACCTATTGAGGTAGACTTACTGGTACGTGGACTCAATGTTCGTAATCCTCAACAATTAATGAAAGAAGGATTCACAAAAGGCGGTAAAACTAATGTGATTATCCGTAATCAACCCTATGGTCAAATTGGGATTAAATCGGTTGAGCAGTTAGAGAGAACACTGACAATTGGTCAACCAGATGGTTCTGTGAAAGAATTACCAGATCCTAGAAAAATTAACTTTAGTACAGATTTTCTCTTGACTTTAGAAGGACAAGCTAGAGTCACTAAGGATGGGCCTGTCCTTGGTAATAACAAAGTGAAAATTGGAATGCCTTTTGAATTAGAAGGTTTTAACTATAACTTTAATGCGTCTGTAGTTGATATTCGATTACAGAATAAATAG
- a CDS encoding M48 family metallopeptidase encodes MINSQGIWTNYRLWQRRCLYPFISVSVALTVCLSTPLSSKAIGFSDLIRIVPQVTQIFNLSNISDRQEVDFGQQMNQEIQQEVRISRNSQLNSYVEQIGRRLAANSTRPNIPYTFQVVEDPAINAFATAGGFIYVNTGLLKTADNEAEVASVLAHEMGHIEGKHLIKQMRQRAITSGVATVSGLDKSKAVGIGVQLALNLPRSRQDEFDADKRGLANITRTGYAQSAMVSFMKKLQGSSSVPTFLSTHPGASDRVISLQNQINNQPSRQNYGLDNPLYQSKMRAFLP; translated from the coding sequence ATGATTAACTCTCAAGGAATTTGGACAAATTATCGTTTGTGGCAGCGTCGTTGTTTGTATCCGTTCATTTCTGTAAGCGTTGCTCTAACTGTGTGCCTGAGTACACCATTATCAAGTAAAGCTATAGGTTTTAGCGATCTGATCCGTATAGTCCCACAAGTAACCCAAATATTTAACCTATCTAATATATCCGATCGCCAGGAAGTTGATTTTGGGCAGCAAATGAATCAAGAAATACAGCAAGAAGTCAGAATTTCTCGTAACTCACAACTAAACAGCTATGTTGAACAAATAGGTAGACGTTTAGCAGCTAATAGCACTCGCCCAAATATTCCTTATACTTTCCAAGTAGTCGAAGATCCTGCTATTAATGCTTTTGCAACCGCCGGTGGTTTTATTTATGTAAATACAGGTTTGTTAAAAACAGCAGATAATGAAGCCGAAGTCGCCAGTGTATTAGCTCATGAAATGGGACATATCGAAGGCAAACATTTAATTAAGCAAATGCGACAACGAGCTATAACCAGTGGTGTAGCTACCGTATCCGGTTTAGATAAAAGTAAAGCTGTAGGAATTGGTGTGCAACTCGCCCTTAATCTTCCCCGCAGTCGCCAAGACGAATTTGATGCTGATAAAAGAGGATTAGCAAACATAACCCGCACTGGTTATGCTCAGTCAGCAATGGTTTCTTTCATGAAAAAGCTACAAGGAAGTAGTTCCGTACCTACATTTTTAAGTACACATCCAGGAGCGAGCGATCGCGTCATCTCTCTGCAAAATCAGATTAATAATCAACCCAGCCGTCAAAATTATGGTTTAGATAATCCCTTGTATCAAAGCAAAATGAGAGCATTTTTGCCATAA
- a CDS encoding metallophosphoesterase family protein, whose product MSEISQRRVVIGDVHGHYECLMLLLEKIAPTSEDQVYFLGDLIDRGPKSADVVEFVKENDYHCLLGNHEQMLLNIMTGKNGASTNMQTWLYSGGQATIASYQSATIPKQHLDWFESLPTYLDLGDFWLTHAGVDPKKSVQEQTAEELCWIRDEFHRIEQPYFADKLIIVGHTITFTLPGVAPGNLAQGQGWLDIDTGAYHPRSGWLTGLDITNKLVYQANVFSRSVRTVAWEEVMTIVQPQEFAGSRRHRKRE is encoded by the coding sequence ATGAGCGAAATTAGTCAGCGCAGGGTTGTTATTGGTGATGTGCATGGACACTATGAATGTTTGATGTTGCTGTTGGAGAAAATAGCCCCTACATCAGAGGATCAAGTATATTTTTTGGGAGATTTAATTGATCGTGGTCCAAAAAGTGCCGATGTTGTTGAGTTTGTTAAAGAAAATGATTACCATTGTTTGCTAGGTAATCATGAGCAGATGTTATTGAATATAATGACTGGTAAGAATGGTGCGTCCACAAATATGCAAACGTGGTTATATAGTGGAGGACAGGCTACCATTGCTAGTTACCAATCGGCAACAATTCCGAAACAACATCTAGATTGGTTTGAGAGTTTGCCCACATATTTAGATTTGGGAGATTTTTGGTTAACTCATGCGGGTGTTGATCCAAAAAAGAGTGTCCAAGAACAGACTGCGGAAGAACTATGCTGGATTAGGGATGAGTTTCATCGGATAGAGCAACCATATTTTGCAGATAAGTTGATTATAGTTGGTCATACTATAACTTTTACCTTACCTGGTGTAGCTCCTGGTAATTTGGCGCAAGGGCAGGGATGGTTAGATATTGATACTGGTGCTTATCATCCCCGTAGTGGTTGGTTGACGGGGCTGGATATTACGAATAAATTGGTTTATCAGGCTAATGTGTTTAGTAGGTCTGTGCGGACTGTGGCTTGGGAAGAGGTGATGACAATTGTTCAGCCACAAGAGTTCGCAGGTAGCCGCCGTCATAGAAAACGAGAATAA
- a CDS encoding Tab2/Atab2 family RNA-binding protein: MSLIWQADFYRSPLKNVEGQVLWELLVCDETRSFAFTASCLQSQANSTWLVQQLQLAGEDKLPDLIQVFRPQSLSLMTIAANNLGIRVEATRRTLALKQWLAAKQYPVIVDKLPPLPLPENLWGEEWRFATIPSGDIVDEFIERPIPFLQIPEFLKPINLGLASILPIPGVVIYGGRQSMRLAQWLKESQPVSLNYIAGAPDGLVLESGLVDRWVLATFSDEEVTAAGKLYQDRKQLSQGLHFLLVQPDDSGMTYSGLWLLQDED; this comes from the coding sequence ATGAGTCTGATTTGGCAGGCTGATTTTTATCGTAGTCCGCTAAAAAATGTTGAAGGGCAGGTGTTATGGGAGTTGTTAGTTTGTGATGAAACTCGCAGTTTTGCGTTTACAGCAAGTTGTCTCCAATCCCAGGCTAATTCTACTTGGCTTGTCCAACAATTACAATTAGCGGGTGAGGACAAGTTACCAGATTTAATTCAAGTATTTCGTCCTCAGTCTTTAAGTTTAATGACAATTGCGGCAAATAATTTAGGGATTCGGGTTGAAGCTACTCGGAGAACTTTGGCTCTAAAACAGTGGTTAGCAGCGAAACAATATCCTGTAATTGTAGATAAACTACCTCCATTACCATTACCGGAAAATCTATGGGGGGAGGAATGGCGGTTTGCGACGATTCCATCGGGTGATATTGTGGATGAGTTTATAGAACGGCCAATTCCTTTTTTGCAAATACCAGAATTTCTCAAACCGATTAATCTGGGTTTAGCTTCAATATTACCTATACCTGGTGTGGTGATTTACGGTGGGAGACAATCTATGCGGTTGGCGCAATGGTTAAAGGAAAGTCAGCCTGTTTCATTAAACTACATCGCTGGTGCGCCCGATGGGTTAGTATTAGAATCTGGTTTAGTAGATAGGTGGGTGTTGGCGACTTTTAGCGATGAGGAGGTTACTGCTGCGGGTAAATTGTACCAAGATAGAAAACAACTAAGTCAGGGATTGCATTTCTTATTAGTGCAACCAGATGATTCGGGAATGACTTATAGTGGTTTGTGGTTATTGCAAGATGAAGATTAA
- a CDS encoding CCA tRNA nucleotidyltransferase — translation MDELVAARLAAKNWPFSLEYLPQPVYMVGGAVRDAILGRVREYVDLDFIIPVDAVKVARKIAQRYQAGFVLLDAQRKIARVVFPEATADFAQQEGESLITDLHRRDFTINAIAYNPHTQEIIDPLQGYKDIESGLLRMISLINLQNDPLRLMRAYRQAAQLGFTIEPATQETIRSLVTSIVQVATERIRVEIGYLLASYHGTFWLNTAWKDGVLTSFFKNATDESFIKLAAVDQAAALISQGWQELGEELANYVRETVKTSWLATAKLACLVDLSPEIAEVELQELTYSRAEIRAVTTGLRLFAEIKAINMPLRKQYFLFREMGILFPAVLVLALANDIVAKGMFEESMLVSYEPLIKRYLDKNDVVAHPIPLLNGKDMMRALNIPASPFVGELLMEVGVAQAEGKISTVEAAIEFARSLVKN, via the coding sequence ATGGATGAATTAGTTGCTGCTCGTTTAGCTGCCAAAAATTGGCCTTTTAGTCTGGAATATTTGCCACAACCTGTTTATATGGTGGGTGGTGCGGTGCGTGATGCGATTTTGGGTAGGGTTCGGGAATATGTGGATTTAGATTTTATTATCCCAGTGGATGCGGTGAAGGTAGCGCGAAAGATTGCTCAACGTTATCAAGCTGGTTTTGTGTTACTTGATGCCCAAAGAAAAATTGCCCGTGTGGTGTTTCCTGAGGCTACGGCTGATTTTGCTCAACAGGAGGGGGAAAGTTTAATTACGGATTTGCATAGAAGGGATTTTACTATTAATGCGATCGCCTATAATCCCCATACTCAAGAAATTATTGATCCTTTGCAAGGCTATAAGGATATAGAATCTGGACTTTTACGGATGATATCACTTATAAATCTACAAAATGATCCTTTGCGGTTAATGCGGGCTTATCGTCAAGCTGCCCAACTTGGTTTTACTATTGAACCAGCTACTCAAGAGACAATTCGCAGTTTAGTAACAAGCATTGTTCAGGTAGCAACGGAACGGATACGGGTAGAAATTGGTTATTTGTTAGCAAGTTATCACGGGACATTTTGGCTAAATACTGCTTGGAAAGATGGTGTTTTGACTAGTTTTTTTAAGAACGCAACTGATGAAAGTTTTATTAAGTTAGCTGCTGTTGATCAAGCTGCCGCTTTAATTAGCCAAGGTTGGCAGGAGTTAGGAGAAGAATTAGCAAATTATGTGCGAGAAACTGTGAAAACTTCTTGGTTAGCTACTGCTAAACTAGCTTGTCTTGTGGACTTAAGCCCGGAAATTGCCGAAGTTGAATTACAGGAACTTACCTATAGTCGAGCAGAAATTAGAGCGGTGACAACGGGATTAAGACTGTTTGCGGAAATAAAGGCGATAAATATGCCTTTGCGAAAACAGTATTTTCTGTTTCGGGAAATGGGAATTTTATTTCCGGCTGTGTTGGTATTAGCTTTAGCAAATGATATTGTGGCGAAGGGGATGTTTGAAGAAAGTATGTTAGTTAGTTATGAACCTTTAATTAAGCGCTATCTTGACAAAAACGATGTGGTTGCACACCCTATTCCTTTACTCAATGGTAAGGACATGATGAGGGCGTTAAACATTCCAGCTTCACCATTTGTAGGTGAGTTATTAATGGAGGTTGGTGTTGCTCAAGCTGAGGGGAAAATTTCTACAGTAGAAGCAGCGATAGAATTTGCCAGAAGTTTAGTCAAAAACTAA
- a CDS encoding Ycf34 family protein has protein sequence MCICVNCRYVDRCVTYNAVETQHQQPHLTETPDFDPNEPSINVNIRTQGEIIEMEWDVVGCLSFKQETGKWSKLRPGELVPT, from the coding sequence ATGTGTATTTGCGTGAATTGCCGCTATGTAGACCGCTGCGTCACCTACAACGCCGTAGAAACCCAGCACCAACAGCCACACCTGACAGAAACACCAGATTTTGACCCCAACGAACCCTCCATCAACGTCAATATTCGCACACAAGGCGAAATAATTGAAATGGAATGGGACGTTGTTGGTTGTCTCAGCTTCAAACAAGAAACAGGTAAATGGTCTAAATTGCGTCCAGGTGAATTAGTCCCCACCTAA
- the tsaB gene encoding tRNA (adenosine(37)-N6)-threonylcarbamoyltransferase complex dimerization subunit type 1 TsaB, producing MTTIIKHLPPDKYALALHTTTPELGLAISNFADYPQSQVWNLGRDLSSHIHQYLVEVIKPRTWADLELIAVAQGPGGFTGTRIGVVTARTLAQQLNIPAFTVSTLAAVAWQAHKSQKNCQHPIIAVEMPAQRGQIFGAIYQPNPDNSGITALLSDTLFTPSAWQEILTNWHTNRLISATSHLAATVNSILELAYLDWQQGKNPHWSEALPYYGQHPVDI from the coding sequence TTGACAACCATAATTAAACATCTTCCACCAGATAAATACGCTCTAGCATTGCACACCACCACACCAGAACTCGGTTTAGCAATTAGCAACTTTGCAGACTATCCCCAATCTCAAGTTTGGAACTTAGGGCGTGACCTATCCAGTCACATTCATCAATATCTAGTTGAAGTAATTAAACCACGAACCTGGGCAGACCTAGAACTTATCGCCGTAGCCCAAGGACCTGGTGGTTTCACAGGAACTCGCATCGGAGTTGTCACTGCGCGCACACTAGCACAACAGCTAAACATTCCAGCATTTACAGTTTCCACCCTAGCCGCAGTAGCTTGGCAAGCCCATAAATCCCAAAAAAACTGCCAACATCCAATAATTGCCGTAGAAATGCCAGCACAACGGGGACAAATTTTTGGTGCTATTTATCAACCCAACCCTGATAATTCGGGCATTACAGCCCTATTATCAGATACATTATTCACCCCGTCTGCATGGCAAGAAATCCTAACTAATTGGCATACCAATCGGTTAATATCAGCCACATCTCACTTAGCAGCCACCGTCAACAGCATTTTGGAATTAGCCTATTTAGATTGGCAGCAAGGAAAAAATCCCCATTGGTCAGAAGCTCTACCTTATTATGGGCAACACCCAGTAGATATTTGA
- the thiS gene encoding sulfur carrier protein ThiS: MSNQINLQVNGETRNCLSPITLPKLLQQLGFNPRLVAVEYNGEILHNQFWTETQIKNGDRLEVVTIVGGG; the protein is encoded by the coding sequence ATGTCTAATCAAATTAATCTCCAAGTCAATGGAGAAACTCGTAATTGTTTATCCCCAATTACTTTACCCAAATTACTGCAACAGTTAGGTTTTAATCCGCGTTTAGTTGCAGTAGAATACAATGGTGAAATATTACATAATCAATTTTGGACTGAAACTCAAATCAAAAATGGCGATCGCTTGGAAGTAGTCACCATCGTTGGTGGTGGTTAA
- a CDS encoding glycosyltransferase family 4 protein: protein MENISQLGSQVRDKTAYPDILVISRIFRPDEGIIGEYVYNRCLQDPDRVIVLAGGCAGDKKFDKSQQFPVYRWFNLPVWCNHWLGNIIQSGFNIIAAFLLAIKLYFRYHYRYIEWCHGYDFPALLLLSYILPIRFFIYLHGNDLISVASNPLWRWLLKVTLNRADGIVCNSSYIRNSLRNTFRLDTPTHIINPVVRPERFGNPTSLSHIDDLRNRIRQIYNIPETAIVILSVGDLVKYKNLNRVIDNIPVLLNFGVDVHCIICGEGSCEIQLKSQAERLRIDQRVHFAGYVPERDLAGYYAACEIFAMLNSNNYEDQTIDNFGMVYLEAGYFGKPVIASRLGSVLDAVHHEENGLLVNPDSGYEVLQTFNRLCQDSQLREKLGRQGKELAKRKTYHRWLYSPESCSSCLLN, encoded by the coding sequence ATGGAAAATATATCACAACTAGGGTCACAAGTTAGAGATAAAACAGCTTACCCAGATATCCTCGTTATTTCCCGAATATTTCGCCCAGATGAGGGTATAATTGGTGAATATGTCTATAATCGCTGTTTACAAGATCCAGATCGGGTAATTGTCTTAGCTGGTGGTTGTGCTGGAGATAAGAAATTTGATAAATCCCAACAATTTCCTGTTTATCGTTGGTTTAATTTGCCGGTTTGGTGTAATCACTGGCTGGGAAATATAATCCAATCTGGCTTTAATATTATTGCTGCTTTTTTATTAGCTATTAAATTATATTTTCGCTATCATTACCGCTACATTGAATGGTGCCACGGTTATGATTTTCCAGCGTTATTGCTACTCAGTTATATTTTACCAATTCGCTTTTTTATCTATTTACATGGTAATGATCTAATAAGTGTGGCTAGTAATCCGTTATGGCGATGGCTATTAAAAGTAACTCTCAACCGTGCCGATGGAATTGTTTGTAATAGTTCTTATATTCGCAATTCTTTAAGAAATACTTTTCGGTTAGATACACCCACTCATATCATTAATCCGGTAGTGAGGCCAGAAAGATTTGGCAATCCCACTAGTTTGAGTCATATTGATGATTTACGTAATCGTATCCGTCAGATTTATAATATTCCTGAAACAGCGATAGTTATTCTTTCTGTGGGTGATTTAGTTAAATATAAAAACCTTAATCGGGTAATAGATAATATTCCCGTATTGCTAAATTTTGGTGTGGATGTTCATTGCATTATTTGCGGTGAAGGATCTTGTGAAATTCAGCTAAAATCTCAAGCGGAAAGGTTACGAATTGATCAACGGGTACATTTTGCTGGGTATGTACCAGAACGGGATTTAGCTGGTTATTATGCAGCTTGTGAGATTTTCGCTATGTTAAATTCAAATAATTATGAAGATCAAACTATAGATAATTTTGGTATGGTTTATTTAGAAGCTGGTTATTTTGGTAAACCTGTAATTGCTTCTCGTTTAGGTAGTGTTTTAGATGCAGTTCATCATGAAGAAAATGGCCTGTTAGTAAATCCCGATTCTGGATATGAGGTTTTGCAAACTTTTAATCGGTTGTGTCAAGATTCACAGCTTCGGGAAAAACTCGGCCGTCAAGGTAAGGAATTAGCGAAACGGAAGACCTATCATCGTTGGTTATATAGTCCTGAATCTTGTTCCTCTTGCTTGTTAAATTAA
- a CDS encoding type II toxin-antitoxin system VapC family toxin: MMFLIDTHTFIWYVTDNSRLSNQVLELINDENNQIFLSIASVWEMGIKHGLGKLTFNLPFQTFMTQQISIKIKKPPA, from the coding sequence ATGATGTTTTTGATAGATACACATACATTTATTTGGTATGTAACAGATAACTCTCGACTTAGTAATCAAGTTTTAGAATTGATTAACGATGAGAATAATCAGATTTTTTTGAGTATAGCTAGTGTTTGGGAAATGGGAATTAAACACGGGTTAGGAAAGCTAACGTTTAATCTTCCATTTCAGACATTTATGACGCAGCAAATTAGTATTAAGATTAAAAAACCACCTGCATAA